The following DNA comes from Quercus robur chromosome 1, dhQueRobu3.1, whole genome shotgun sequence.
ACATAAATAAGAAGGCAGAAGAAGAAATAAGAAAGATTACCAGTAGTCATAATAGCGGATTTGATTGCTGAAGCTGACCAATCAGGATGAAACGTTTTGACATATGCAGCCACACCAGAAACATGGGGACAAGCCATGGAAGTTCCGGATAATATATTGTACTTAGCACGCCTCTTGTCTTGAGAGCTAGATGAGGGTGAAACAATTTCTGAGTACGCAGCCAAGATTTCTACCCCTGGGGCAGTTATATCAGGCTGCAGCCAAATACAAGCATAATGCAATGtatttaattcaattagcaCTTCCTAATATTTCCATTGGAGACGTCTAGGTTCAAATCTTGTCTCTCCCatctattgaattatcaaaaataaatagataattgTATGACCAAAGAGTTTGTAGGTTCAAAAGACAAGTACCTTCAAGATTTCTGGCACAACATAATTCGGCCCAAGTGAAGAAAACCAAGCAACTATTGGTGCATCACCAACTTGTATGGCTTCACTTCTTAGAATGGTTGCTTGAGGCTCTCTGTAAAGTAAAATACATGGACAATTGAGTTATTTAAAGAAAGCAAATGCAAAGAACAAACAGGTATATATAGGAACCTATACTTTGTAGAATTAAGGTAGGATGCGACTATGTCATATTTGTCAACGCTTAAAGAAGATGTAGGTAGTGAGAAGACATCAGCAATATCATCAAACGGGTCATTCTTCAAGATTGACCCAACTGCACCAGCAATGCTGGCCTCAAAATCTGCATCAGGATCATCGCAAACAACAATCTTTCCTATTACTAAACTGCTGTTTAGGCAACCTGCATTGCAAACTCTGCAACACTAAAAGAATTAGAAGTTTCATTTTATGATTAATAGTTCATAAGAAAATATTGAAACGATTTGGGTGGCAGAATTTACCCTTCTGAGGTAGAGGTAGAGCATGTATTCTTCATAGCATTTTGGCCAAGAACCAGAGGAAATTTAGTTCCATTTAATGAGAAACCATTTATTCCAATTCCCTGTTTATGAAGAACCGTCAGAATGCAAAATAGTAAatcaaatacatacatacatacatacatacatacatatacacaaaCATACTTATTTGGTTACATGCTATACATAAACAGTTCATCTACACTGACAACTTAGGATGTGAAAATATATAAGGATGATACATACATCTAGTGTCTTTCCATTCCCAAGGACAACCTTGTCTATGATTTGGCGATCTATGTTGCTTGCTGCTACACAAAATATCCATGGAGCTACATTTGACACACTAGCTATTAGACCAGCACTGTTGCCTGCAGATTGAGAAGTTAATATCCCTTTCTCCATCGCATGAAAAGCACCAATCGCAATGACATCTTGGCTGAAATTTGCAACTGCAATATATGGTCCTATTGAAATGGAAATGATGTCAACTCCATCAGCAATAGCATCGTCAAAAGCAGCCAAGATTTTTTCTCCTTGACAGTCATTTGGATAGCAGGCTCTATATGCTGCAATCCTCGCTGAGGGAACCCCTCCTCTTGCAGTACCTTGAGCAATTCCATAGAAACTGGCACCCTCTACTTTGTTGCCAGCTGCCGTTGAGGCAGTATGGGTTCCATGACCATCATGGTCCCTTGCAGACATATTATCACTTGATGTTGAGGAGTAATATCGAGCTCCAATTATCTTGCTGAAAAATGATGGTTCCATATTGGTGATCAGCATTTAAAGGAGTGTAAATAACAGAACAATgacatttttcttttggttgtgtTTAGTGTTTCAGTGTTATGCATAAACAAAATGCTGGGAGACAACATTACTTATTGCAAGTGAAATTGTTGCCGCCTTTACATTCACCCTTCCATTTCGAGGGGGGAGGACTGAATCCTTCATCATTGAAGCTCTCTGATTCAGGCCAGATTCCAGTGTCAATAACGCCAACTATGACATCACTCTCAGCAGTGGCATTCCTTTTGATTGTCTCAGAAAAGCCAAGAAAGTCCCAGGACCTTGTTGTGTGAAGATGGTAAGGTTTGCTTGGAAAAACAGAGACTACTTCA
Coding sequences within:
- the LOC126728566 gene encoding subtilisin-like protease SBT4.3, whose product is MIQVYIVYMGSLPTGQYSPLSNHLSLLQEVVEGSSIENCLVRSYKRSFNGFAAKLTDRERQKLANRNEVVSVFPSKPYHLHTTRSWDFLGFSETIKRNATAESDVIVGVIDTGIWPESESFNDEGFSPPPSKWKGECKGGNNFTCNNKIIGARYYSSTSSDNMSARDHDGHGTHTASTAAGNKVEGASFYGIAQGTARGGVPSARIAAYRACYPNDCQGEKILAAFDDAIADGVDIISISIGPYIAVANFSQDVIAIGAFHAMEKGILTSQSAGNSAGLIASVSNVAPWIFCVAASNIDRQIIDKVVLGNGKTLDGIGINGFSLNGTKFPLVLGQNAMKNTCSTSTSEGVCNAGCLNSSLVIGKIVVCDDPDADFEASIAGAVGSILKNDPFDDIADVFSLPTSSLSVDKYDIVASYLNSTKEPQATILRSEAIQVGDAPIVAWFSSLGPNYVVPEILKPDITAPGVEILAAYSEIVSPSSSSQDKRRAKYNILSGTSMACPHVSGVAAYVKTFHPDWSASAIKSAIMTTASPMNATEILAAEFAYGSGQINPTKAVDPGLVYDASKEDYINLLCSLGYDEKNLRLISGDNSTCPEVSTKTLARDLNYPSMTAMVSPLQSFNVTFHRTVTNVGFANSTYKATTFTNSEVKIIVEPEVISFTSVNEKSSFVVHVTGGQGILPTNYSKASSSLVWSDGSHSVRSPVFVYALSN